DNA from Halorarum salinum:
ACGCTCCCGTGCTCCTCCGCGACCTCCGCGATCAGTCGCTTGGCGTAGCCGCGCCCCCGGGCCTCGGGCGCGACCGCGAGAAAGAGCACGTAGCCGTCGCGTCGAACGGAGGCGAAGGCGACGAGCGTGTCGTCCTCCGACTCGAGGGTCCCGTTCTCGAAGAGGAGATACGTCGTCGAGCGGCGGTAGGCGTCGACGAAGAAGCCGCGCCGCTGTTTCAGGACGCCTTCGGCTCCCCGGATCCGCTCCTTGAGCGTCCAGGCGTCCTCGACGCTGGTGGCGTCTCCGGGCCCGTCCACCCGTCTCTCGACGTTGACGCTCACTACGGATCGGTTGTCGTGAGGGGGATATAACTCCACCGTCGATGGCCGGTCGGGCCCGACCGTTTCGCGCTCGGGCAGAACGATTTTGCGTCCCCTCCCCTTCGATTGGCGTGATGCAAGGGGACTGGTCGGCCCGGACCGTCGGGCGTTCCGTGAGGACGACGTTCCGCGGGGCCTTCGTCACCGGGGTCGCGGTGATCGTACCGCTCGTCATCACGGCCGTCGTTCTGGCGGTGGCCGGGCGGTACGTCTACACGTACCTCGATCTCTTCTCGACGGTCGTCCTCCGACTCCACCGGGAAGCCGGGGTGGGGCTCCCGGTCGGGAACCTCGGGTTCGTCACGGTGAGTCGAGAGCGCGTCGTCGAACTCCTGACGCCCGTCGTCCTCCTGTCGCTCATCTTCGTCGTCGGCCTCTTCGTCAACTCCACGCGGTTCGGCGGAATCGCGATCGACTACTTCGACGCCGGGATCGCCGCCATCCCCGCCGTCGGTTCGGTGTACGAGTCGTTCCGACGGATGTCCGACGTGATGCTCGAGGACGACACCCAGAACTTCCGGGACGTGAAGCTGGTGGAGTTCCCCCACGAGGGGGCGTACACGCTGGGGTTCGTCACGACGGAGACGCCCGAGGCGCTCCGCGTGCCCGCCGGCCACGAACGGATGTTGACCCTGTTCCTCCCGCTCGCGCCGAACCCGGTGATGGGGGGACACCTCGTCCACATGCCGGCCGGGAAGGTGAAGGACGTCGACATGACCGTCGAGGAGGGCATCCGGGCCATCGTCACGAGCGGGGTCGCCGTCTCCGGCGGCCGCCCCGGCTCCGGCGGGCTCTCCGAGTCCGAACTCCGGGAGCTCTCGGCCGTCGAACACGCCGACCAGCAGCTCGATCCCGATCTCGACTCGCCCGACCTCAGGCGGGGCGACGATCTGGACGCGGACCGGGACGAGGAGTGGGACCGCCACGTGTCGCCCGAGCGGTCGACGACGCCCGCCGACGTCGCCCGCCGGACCCGTACACAGCGTGGCGATCCCGACGACGACGTCGACGAACTGGCCGACGCGGAACAGCCGTACTCGCTGTACGGGCGCGAGGAGTCGTCCGTGACCCCCGCCCGCGAGGCGGGCCGCTACGACGCCGAGACGGACGCGGCCGAGGAGCAACCGGCGGCCGCCGCCGACCGGGACCCTGAACTCCGCGACCGGCCGGACCGCCCCCCGGCCGAGGCCGCCGGCCGATCGGATTCCGACGGCGCCGGCGGGGGGACGCCGCCCGAGGAGGTCACGGACGGGAGCGACCTCGACGGGGACGAGGCGACGAAACGCGAGTCGGGCGACCGATCGGACGGGGGGTCAAACGAACGGTGACGGGGGACCGGACGGCGTTCGATCTGCGCGAACACACCGCCGACGTGGCCGTCGAGGCGACCGGCCCGACCGTCGACGCGGCGTTCGCGGCGGTCGCAGACGGTCTCGCGGCCGCGATGTGCGAGGACGTCCCCGAGACCGGCGGGGACAGGTTCCCCCTCACCGTCAGGTCGGAGGGTCCGGAGGCGGCGCTGTTCGACTACCTGGACGAACTCATCTACGAGCGCGACGTCCGGGGCGTGCTCCCCGTCGACAACGAGGCGGCCGTCCGGCGGGACGGCGACGAATGGGTGGTCGAGGCGAGCGCCCGCGGCGTCCCCTTCGCGGACGTCGCCGGAGCGCGGGACGTGAAGGCGGTGACCTACTCGGAGATGGAGCTGACCGAGACGGCCGAGGGGTGGCACGCGTACGTGGTTTTCGACGTGTAGCATCGTCCTGCGCGACGTACGGGGCGTTCCCTTCGAGTCGTCCGTCCGTACCCGAAGAGTCGGATTTACTACAGTGCCGTCGGTACAGTTATCGATGGCACGTCGACTCACGGCCTTGACGGTGCTGGCGGGCACCTGTCTCCTGCTGCCGGGGACGGCTGCTGCACACGTCAGATACGTCACGGACGCCACGGAGCGGGGCGATCCAGTGGCGTTCCTGATCGCGGCACTCGGCGATCCCGTCGTCGCTGGCGCGCTGGTCGGCGGGGCTGCGGGGATCGCCGTCACGATGGTGGGCTACCTCCGGTTCCGGCCGTTCTCGACGGACGTTCGGACCTTCCGTGGGGCGCTCTCCGAGTACGAGGAGTACCTCCCCTGGCTGTTCCGACTCGCTATCGGGCTTCCGATGGTCGGCGCGGGCTACGCTGGATACCTGTTCACGCCGCTCGTAACCGACGCCGGAACCGTCGTCCCGGTCCGGCCGTTCGGCGTCGCAGTCGGCTTTCTCCTCCTGTTCGGGCTGGCGACCCGTGCGGTCGCCGCCACGGCGCTCGTCACCTACCTCGCGTTGCTGCCCGCTCACCCCGAACTCCTGTTCGCGCTCGAGTACCCAGCCGGGCTGATCGCCGTGTTCGTGACGGGGAGCGGTCGCCCGAGCGCCGACCACGTCATCTCGCGGCTCGCAGCCGACGACGATACCGTCTACTCGAGGCTCGATCCGGTCTATCGCCGCGTAGCGATCCCGTTCGACCGCTGGACTGCGCCGTACCGCCCGTTCGTTCCGACGGTCGTCCGCGTCGGGATGGGCGCCGCGTTCGTCTACCTGGGCCTGGCGGAGAAGCTACTGACGCCCGAGGTCGCGCTCGCCGTCGTCGACAAGTACGGGTTAACGGCTGTACCGGTGGTTCCCCCGGAGCTATGGGTGCTCGGCGCGGCGTTCACCGAACTGTTCCTCGGCGTGGTGCTCCTCGTGGGGCTGTTCACGAGGGCGGCGTCGGCGGCCGCGTTCGTCGTCTTCACGACGACGCTGTTCGCGCTCCCCGACGATCCGGTGCTCGCCCACGTTTCCCTGTTCGGCCTGGTTTCGGCGCTGCTGGTCACGGGCGCCGGGCCGTTCTCGGTCGACACGGCAGTGTTCTCCGCCTCGGACGAGCCTGGCGTCCCGGCCGACTAGCGCGAGCGGAAACGCTCTTCCGCGGTCGGCGTGTCTATCCAGACAATGACCGAGTCACGCGAATACGACGGCATTCGACTGGAAAAGGTGCGCGAGTACGTCTGGCAGATCCCGCAGGAGGCCGGGATGAACGCGCCCGCCCGGGTGCTGGCGAGCGAACCGCTGCTCGAACAGATCGCGGACGACGACACGCTCCAGCAACTGAAGAACGCCACCCACCTCCCCGGCATCACGAAGTACGCCGTCTGCATGCCCGACGGCCACCAGGGGTACGGGTTCCCGGTCGGCGGCGTGGGCGCGACCGACGCGACCGACGGCTGCATCTCGCCCGGAGCCGTCGGCTACGACATCAACTGCGGCGTCCGCATGGTTCGGACCGACCTGACCTACGACGACGTGCGAGGGCGCGAGGAGGAACTCGTCGACCAGCTCTTCACCAACGTCCCCTCCGGCCTCGGCGGGGGCGGGGTGGTCGAGACGGACGTCGACACCGTCGACGCAGTGCTCGAGCGTGGCATGGACTGGGCTCTCGAACACGACTACGCGACCGCCGACGACCTGGCACACTGCGAGGACGAGGGACGACGGTCGGACGCGCGCCCCGAGTTCGTCTCGGGAAAGGCGAAGGACCGGGGGAAGAACCAGCTCGGGAGCCTCGGCTCGGGGAACCACTTCCTCGAGGTTCAGCGGGTCACGGACGTGTTCGACGGGGACGTCGCGTCGGCGTTCGGCTTGTCCGAGGATCAGATCGTCGTCCTCATTCACTGCGGGTCGCGGGGGCTCGGCCACCAGGTGTGTTCCGATTACCTCCGGAAAATCGAGAAGCAGCACGGCGACCTGCTCGAACTGCTCCCCGACAGGGAACTCGCGGCCGCACCCGCCGACTCGGAGCTCGCGGAGGAGTACTACGGCGCGATGTGTGCGGCCATCAACTTCGCCTGGGTGAACCGACAGCTGATCACCCATCGGACGCGCCGCGTGTTCGAGCGCGTGTTCCGCGAGGACTGGGAGGACCTCGGGATGGAACTGCTATACGACGTCGCCCACAACATCGCGAAGAAGGAGGTTCACGAGGTCGGGGTCGACGCGGAGGGGCGCCCGGTGACCGACGGCGACCCGACGGACGTCGAGGAGCGGGAACTGTACGTCCACCGGAAAGGGGCGACGCGGGCGTTCCCGGCGGGCAGACCGGAGATCCCGTCTGCCTACCGCGAGGTCGGTCAGCCGGTGATCATCCCCGGTAGCATGGGCTCGGGGAGCTACGTGCTCGTCGGCGGGGAGCGGTCGCTCGAGGAGACGTTCGGCTCGACGGCCCACGGGGCCGGCCGGGTGATGTCGAGGACGCGGGCGAAACAGGAGTTCTGGGGGGAGACCGTCCAGAAGGAACTTGAGGAGGGGAGCGCCATCTACGTGAAGGCACAGTCGGGCGCGACCGTCGCCGAGGAGGCGCCGGGTGTGTACAAGGACGTCGACGAGGTGGTCCGCGTGAGCGACGAACTCGGCATCGGCCGCAAAGTCGTCCGCACCTTCCCGG
Protein-coding regions in this window:
- a CDS encoding GNAT family N-acetyltransferase; its protein translation is MSVNVERRVDGPGDATSVEDAWTLKERIRGAEGVLKQRRGFFVDAYRRSTTYLLFENGTLESEDDTLVAFASVRRDGYVLFLAVAPEARGRGYAKRLIAEVAEEHGSVTCHARTTNDDALGFYRHVGFEVVRRIDSYYEDGGAAYYLRLGGDGGLTERLSDFLR
- a CDS encoding DUF502 domain-containing protein, encoding MQGDWSARTVGRSVRTTFRGAFVTGVAVIVPLVITAVVLAVAGRYVYTYLDLFSTVVLRLHREAGVGLPVGNLGFVTVSRERVVELLTPVVLLSLIFVVGLFVNSTRFGGIAIDYFDAGIAAIPAVGSVYESFRRMSDVMLEDDTQNFRDVKLVEFPHEGAYTLGFVTTETPEALRVPAGHERMLTLFLPLAPNPVMGGHLVHMPAGKVKDVDMTVEEGIRAIVTSGVAVSGGRPGSGGLSESELRELSAVEHADQQLDPDLDSPDLRRGDDLDADRDEEWDRHVSPERSTTPADVARRTRTQRGDPDDDVDELADAEQPYSLYGREESSVTPAREAGRYDAETDAAEEQPAAAADRDPELRDRPDRPPAEAAGRSDSDGAGGGTPPEEVTDGSDLDGDEATKRESGDRSDGGSNER
- a CDS encoding archease codes for the protein MTGDRTAFDLREHTADVAVEATGPTVDAAFAAVADGLAAAMCEDVPETGGDRFPLTVRSEGPEAALFDYLDELIYERDVRGVLPVDNEAAVRRDGDEWVVEASARGVPFADVAGARDVKAVTYSEMELTETAEGWHAYVVFDV
- a CDS encoding DoxX family protein — its product is MARRLTALTVLAGTCLLLPGTAAAHVRYVTDATERGDPVAFLIAALGDPVVAGALVGGAAGIAVTMVGYLRFRPFSTDVRTFRGALSEYEEYLPWLFRLAIGLPMVGAGYAGYLFTPLVTDAGTVVPVRPFGVAVGFLLLFGLATRAVAATALVTYLALLPAHPELLFALEYPAGLIAVFVTGSGRPSADHVISRLAADDDTVYSRLDPVYRRVAIPFDRWTAPYRPFVPTVVRVGMGAAFVYLGLAEKLLTPEVALAVVDKYGLTAVPVVPPELWVLGAAFTELFLGVVLLVGLFTRAASAAAFVVFTTTLFALPDDPVLAHVSLFGLVSALLVTGAGPFSVDTAVFSASDEPGVPAD
- a CDS encoding RtcB family protein; the protein is MTESREYDGIRLEKVREYVWQIPQEAGMNAPARVLASEPLLEQIADDDTLQQLKNATHLPGITKYAVCMPDGHQGYGFPVGGVGATDATDGCISPGAVGYDINCGVRMVRTDLTYDDVRGREEELVDQLFTNVPSGLGGGGVVETDVDTVDAVLERGMDWALEHDYATADDLAHCEDEGRRSDARPEFVSGKAKDRGKNQLGSLGSGNHFLEVQRVTDVFDGDVASAFGLSEDQIVVLIHCGSRGLGHQVCSDYLRKIEKQHGDLLELLPDRELAAAPADSELAEEYYGAMCAAINFAWVNRQLITHRTRRVFERVFREDWEDLGMELLYDVAHNIAKKEVHEVGVDAEGRPVTDGDPTDVEERELYVHRKGATRAFPAGRPEIPSAYREVGQPVIIPGSMGSGSYVLVGGERSLEETFGSTAHGAGRVMSRTRAKQEFWGETVQKELEEGSAIYVKAQSGATVAEEAPGVYKDVDEVVRVSDELGIGRKVVRTFPVCNIKG